GTTTCACGGACTTTGAATTACCAAAGCAGAAGTTTTTCTGAAATAGGTATGGTTGGGAACCAGGGCATTATTACCAGCTTGCAACAAAGCGCCTATGACATCGCACtcggtacggagtacagatcAAGTACTTAGTTCCAAAGTGTTCCTCGCTTTCCGCTAAGATTTTGCAACAGGTGACAAGACCGATCTACGTCCTGTCCTGTCAAGTAgtaaaattgaaaaaaactTCCAACTTTGTTCTAGATCTTCTCTGAAGAAGCTTGAAACTTGAATTTTCACGTGTTGATTTTCACATCTCTAGAAAATGAAATTGATGATTTGAACCAATTTTTTTCAAGATGTGTAGCCAGCTTATGCTGAATTTACGCGCCGGGGTCGGACTTTAGCTGAAATTACGCGCGGGACAAGAGGGGTCCAGCCCGCGCCGACGATCGGCCACAGGGGATAGTTCCCCGCGGTTCTTTCATTGAGAATAGGGAGAGCAGTTAACGCATGGAGGATTTACAGATATACCAGCCAGCAGTAGCAGAAGAAATTTTCAAGACGGGTGTGGATCGCACATTTCATTTTTCACAGTGCGTCCACTTCTAACTTGGCTAATGCAATGACACACCGTTTGATGGAAGCTTGCTATTGTAATCGCGTAGTCATTGATGGCGCTCTAGTTCTAGCAAACAAGGGAAACTGATTGGCGTACAGACGATTGACAGTGGAAACCACCTAGACTCAACGTTCCATTACCGTGGGTTTAGGACTATGCCCCTGAACCTGCGATAACACTTGATTCCGTGCTGGGCGGGTAGAAGAACGCAGAGAGACTGAGGGGGATGTTTAGTACGGTTGAAGCGACATCGAGGGTAGAAACAGACTCACGCAATGATGATGTAGGCTGCAATCAAGAGGACACCCTCTAGGTAGTTGCTTCGGCCGTCCAAGACAAGGAAGTTAACAACAAAGGTGGTGACAAAGAGACAAATTGTTTCAAACAGCGTAAAGTAAAGAGACATGTCCTTGTCCATACACCAGCCCAGGATGACGACCAGTGGTGTGACGAAAATCGCTGTAGAAATGATCAGTGTGCAAATTTTTTAAAattcttcagaaatggatagGATTGTACCAATTTGAATACTACTACCAACAGACACACCGATTGAAAGGTCCATTTTGTTCTTAGTAGCGACACTGACGGCAGTAACGTGCTCGGCTGCATTGCTGACGATAGGTAGGATAATGAGACCGATGAAAGCTTCGCTGACGTTTGAGCTTGCGATCATGTCGGGAATTGCGTCAACCAAGAATTCTGCGCAGACAGCTACTAAAGCAGTGGAGAGTAGGAGCATGACCACAGCAGCGGTGCGTGACATTGCGGGTTCGGGGGCTTGAGAAGCCATCTCCGGACCCGCAACATCATTCTGCTCGGTTAGACGAGAAGCACCACGGGCGAATTGTACTGCATTTCCAGCCGGCGGAGGACGACTGATGTGCGCGGGGAGCGAGTTGCTGCGAGATATTTCAGGGCGGGAAGCAGTGGCTTCGACAAGTGGAGACCCCGCTAGTGGCTGGGAGCTGAAGACAGTGTTGGAAAGCAGAGACGGAATAGGTCCAAAGGGGGAACGGCGTTTCCGGGGATCATCTCCTGCACCTTCACAGCCTGCAAAGTTAGGGGCAGATGAGAATCCTTTGAGGGCCGGACGTTTATTTGACAAGGGACCGCTGTCCTCAGGTGTCACGATTTgagtcttcttctcttctctctgaGCCTTGCGCCTCTTGTGATCCCGTTTCTTCGATTTCGTACTCGATTTGCTATTCATACGGCTCAGAGCTAAACCAAAGTCGCGAGAACGGACTGCCGAAGAGGGCTGAATGTCGTCGTCGGCATCGTACCGATTTTCATCACTAATTTCAATGGCCTGCTCATTGCTCCCAACAGAATTGGTGGTGGAACCCCGATTTTCGTTGGAATTCGATGCCATACCACGtttctggaaggaattgCGTGATGTTGTCCCTTTCGAGCTCGTACTTAACTTTCGGTGTCTGCGATACTTCATTGCTCTTTTGATCCGTTTGGCAGTGGTCCAGGAAGTCGTGGTATCATCCGACTcggagctggagctggatgaGGGGTCAGAAGAGCTATTCATGAAGTCTGCCAAAACACCGGGCTTGGATTCCTCATCAATTATGGCCTGGGGAATACTGGCGTAGAGATACGAATGTGTTCTCAGCTGGAAGATGATGTAGAGAATGTATACCAACAGTAGAACAACACTGGTACCACGGCTGACTTTGAGCGTTTCGTGATCGGCATTGGTGCTATCCGACCACGAGGCATGAAAAGCAGTGGGCAAGAGGAGGCTGACCACACTCAAACTGAGCAGACACGCATTCATTTGAGTAACAGTGCTGTTGTAAATCTGTTCTCGGAAGCGAAGGCCACCAGCGAGGAACGCCATACCCATGATTAACAAGAGATTGGCGAGAATGGAACCGAGGAGAGAAGCTTGAACGATGCGAATCTCATTTTTGACCAAAGCAATGATGAAGAGGATCAATTCGACAGCATTTCCGAAAGTTACGTTGATCAAGGCTCCAATGGTGTCACCAAGACGACTGGCGACACTCTCCGTAGCATGACTGAGCAGTCCAGCCAGGGGAATTATGGCCACTGCATTCATCGCGAAGATGATGGCTGGGCTAAGACCCGCGGCCTTACAGGCAACACCCGCAGGTACAAAGATCAGCAGGATATTAATCCAGCTGTGGCAGATAGCGTCCGCGGTATGATGATAGAAACGGCCGGAGCCATTTCGCATGCGGATCAGAAGACCAGGCTTCGAGTTGGTTTCCGTGACGGACCCCGGGGTAGGGTCGTCCACTGGCACTTTCACTTGCCCATTTTGAGGAGGTTTTTCGGTATTAACAGGATCGGCGGCCTGTTGGGAGAGAGTCTGAGCTGGCAGGCCGCTGGGAGACGCGTGAGCTTTCGCCCACGAGTGAATCCGGTCTGTAAAAGGAAACATCGTTAGCCAGATGCAAAGTGGAGATAAGATCCTGGGGTAGCTTTGTCTAGAGTCATAGCTTTGAGCCGCTTCAGGATACTACTTACGCATGTATTTCAGGGACAAAAGACGGATGGAAGAAGGCAACAAGCCTTTGATGATTAAACAGTATGTGAGGATAAAAACGACAAAAATCGACAGTTGATCGCGAGTTTTGAAGTCTCTCAAGGGGGAACATGGAATCTTGGAATGGGGCCAGGCTTATTTAGGTAAGATCTTGGCGGCTTGGCATGATAATTTTCCAACGCCACACTTTTTTCACCCTGGAGATCTTGATCGAAAACCTCGGATGAAGATTATATTCTCGACCCCTCGTCGTAGGGCTGTCATCACCCTACATCATCCCCCTACCGTCAATGCCCCAGGAGCTATTCTGTGTGTTGGATCTGAATATCCAACATCATCCAACGAATGACGCGTTCACCGCGAACCTCCTTGTAAGGATACCAAGGGTGATCGACGGGAAGGCCGGGTCCATAGCCCAACAAGTCAACATCATTGGTGAATCGTTGTCAGGATCGACCTTCAGGCTTCTATATTTGGAAGTCATAATTTTTGGCACTGGGGTCTTGTCTTCTTGTCGGATGCCTGTCACACCTTTGGACATGCGGCTTCGGTTTCAGGACACTACATCGATGTGcgctgtatgttgtatgttgtatgtgtaCGCTGTCCGAATCCACTAGTGACTCATTAGGAAATGAGGTCATTTTTACATATTTTCGGAACGGATTCACACATGTCCGAATGTCCAACGGAACACGACACAATGTATTTCGTGATACGTGGATTTAGGCCTGCTGCGCCTCTCGATGTGCTGGCCGTGGAGCTCCAAGCCCCACAACCCCATATCCGCACTGGTAGCTGTGGCTGTGTCATTATTGCCACAACCTGCCATCATTGGATGTTCCAGGTGATTACTCGAACCTGACTCCCAAATTGACGCAAAGCAGAATTATCGACCCTGCAGATAACGTAATTCATTACTGAGCCACCACCTCAACATAACCGATTTGACATGTTAATATATTTTCACTTATATCTACCAAAACGCCATTGAATTAAAATATCTACAATCATCTaatctagctaggcatctaCTAATTTTTTGccctatttctccacaaccactactTCTTGGCGAGGCccacctatgttgtacgtgGTTATTAGCCAacgaagggcttcttcttggagGGGAGGGAGGTGCCTTATCCATATTCACCGGCGCAACTATCAGTTGAGATGCTTCTTGGACGAAGAGGTTTTCTTCGGCGGGTATCTATCACCGCGATCTCATCCTTCTCAACAATCTCCGACTTTAGGTACCTTTCCAACAGGCCTCCAAGCAGCCAAAagtagactgcgacatcgcccatggACGGGCGGGTGGGCACTGCCCACGGGCCTTATATAAGCGGTAAATGGGCCCTATGGATACGCCTATAGACGGGCCCTACCCTAAGGG
The nucleotide sequence above comes from Penicillium digitatum chromosome 1, complete sequence. Encoded proteins:
- a CDS encoding Membrane bound cation transporter, putative; translated protein: MHRIHSWAKAHASPSGLPAQTLSQQAADPVNTEKPPQNGQVKVPVDDPTPGSVTETNSKPGLLIRMRNGSGRFYHHTADAICHSWINILLIFVPAGVACKAAGLSPAIIFAMNAVAIIPLAGLLSHATESVASRLGDTIGALINVTFGNAVELILFIIALVKNEIRIVQASLLGSILANLLLIMGMAFLAGGLRFREQIYNSTVTQMNACLLSLSVVSLLLPTAFHASWSDSTNADHETLKVSRGTSVVLLLVYILYIIFQLRTHSYLYASIPQAIIDEESKPGVLADFMNSSSDPSSSSSSESDDTTTSWTTAKRIKRAMKYRRHRKLSTSSKGTTSRNSFQKRGMASNSNENRGSTTNSVGSNEQAIEISDENRYDADDDIQPSSAVRSRDFGLALSRMNSKSSTKSKKRDHKRRKAQREEKKTQIVTPEDSGPLSNKRPALKGFSSAPNFAGCEGAGDDPRKRRSPFGPIPSLLSNTVFSSQPLAGSPLVEATASRPEISRSNSLPAHISRPPPAGNAVQFARGASRLTEQNDVAGPEMASQAPEPAMSRTAAVVMLLLSTALVAVCAEFLVDAIPDMIASSNVSEAFIGLIILPIVSNAAEHVTAVSVATKNKMDLSIGVSVGSSIQIAIFVTPLVVILGWCMDKDMSLYFTLFETICLFVTTFVVNFLVLDGRSNYLEGVLLIAAYIIIALSAFFYPPSTESSVIAGSGA